The window ATCACGGTGTCGGCGGCGGTGAGGTTCAGGCCGGTGCCGCCAGCCTTCAGGCTGATCAGGAATAGCGGCACGCGGCCTTCCTGGAACTCCTTCACCGGTGCGCGGCGATCGCGGGTCTCGCCGGTGAGGAGGGCGTAAGAAATGTTCCGCGCCTGCAACTGCGCCTGAATCAGTTCGAGCATCGAGGTGAACTGCGAGAAGAGCAGGACACGACGTCCTTCCGCGAGCAGTTCGTCGAGCATCTCCAGCAGGGCGCTCAGCTTGCCCGAATGTTTCGCCGGCACATCCGCCTGCAACAGGCGCGGGTCGCAGCAGACCTGGCGCAGCTTGAGCAGGGCGTCGAGCACGACGATCTGGCTGCTCGCCAGCCCCTTCCGGCGTATTTCCTCGCGGACTTTACGGTCCATGGCCAGGCGCACGGTCTCGTAGAGGTCGCGTTGACGTTCGTCGAGCTCCACCCGGTGGGTGATCTCGCTCTTGGGCGGCAGTTCGGTGGCAACCTGGTCCTTGCGACGGCGCAGCAGGAAGGGCTTGATGCGCGCGTTCAGGTGCGCCAGGCGCTGGCTGTCGCCGGCCTTTTCGATGGGGTGGCGGTACAGGCGCGCAAAATGGCGCGCATCGCCCAGCCAGCCCGGCATCACCAGGTTGAACAGCGACCACAGTTCGCCCAGGTGGTTTTCCAGCGGTGTGCCGGTCAGGCACAGGCGCTGCCGGGCATCGAGGCGGGCGGCGGCCTGGGCTGATTTGCTGCTGGCATTCTTCAGGTATTGCGCTTCGTCGAACACCACCAGATGCAGCGGTTGCGCGGACAGCGCCTCGATGTCCCGGGGGAGCAGGGCATAGGTGCTGAGCAGCAGGTCGTACTGCGCGAGGTCATCGAAGTGCTGGTGGCGTTCGCTGCCATGCAGGGTGAGTACGCGCAGCTCCGGGGCGAAGCGGGCGATTTCGTCCTGCCAGTTGGCCACCAGGCTGGTGGGCATCAGTACCAGGGCGGGACGGTCCAGGCGTCCGGCGCGTTTTTCCGTGAGAAGGTGGGCCAGCACCTGCAGGGTCTTGCCCAGCCCCATGTCGTCGCCAAGGATTCCGCCCAGCTCCAGTTCGCGCAGCGCCTGCATCCAGGCGAGGCCTTGCAACTGGTAGGGGCGCAACTCCGCCTGCAGGCCGTCCGGCGCCGAGCAGGGTTGCTGGTGATAATCCCGCAGGCGCCGGGCGAGGCGCAGCAGGTGCTCTCCGCCTTGCCAGCACAGCGGGAGTTCGTCGAGCTGGGTCAGCAGGCCGGCATCGGTGCTGGGAACTCGCAGGCGGGCTCCGTCATGCTGCAGGCTGCTCAGCAGCAGTCCTTGCAGCAGCTGGAGCATGGCTCGCACGCGGGCCACGGGCAGGTTCACGGTCAGCGGCTTGCCGTCCGCCTGGCGCCGGGCTTCAAGGCGGATGGGGAATTCGGCGTCGTCGGCGCCGTTGCGCAGTACGGGCGGACTTTTCCGGATCAGCTCCAGGAGCGGGTGCAGCAAGCTGACCTGCTGGCCGTCGACCACGATCCCCAGCTCCAGGTCGAACCAGGCGTGGCCGGGCTGCTCGTCGATCTGGACGTACCAGTCTTCGACTTCGCTGAAGTCAAAGGGGAAGTCCGTAGCGATTTCAATCACCCAGCCACGAGCGCGAAGACTCGGCAATTGCTGGACAATGGATGCCCACTGCGCGTTGTCGGAGGGCCGGTAGCATTCGTAACGGTTCTCCAGCTCGTAGGGCGCGGCGTACTTGGCGAGTTTCTTCAGGCTCAGCTTCTGCAGCGTCTTGCGCAAGGCCTGCTCTGCCTTGGGTTGCCGCTCGATGACGACGAAGGTACCGTCCTCCAGGTAGCGCAGCGGTTGGTCGCTGCGCGCCGGGCCGTGGGCGAGTTCCTTGCCATAGGCGAAGACTAGGCAGGCCTGGTGCTTCTCCTTATCGCCGTAAATTTCGTGCACTGTGCTCAGCAGCAGATGTGGCACGGGCTGGATGTCCAGCCGACGCTCCTCGGTGGGTACTGGTAGCGGTGCCTGTGGGGCCAGCGCCTTGAGTTGCAGGCCGAACAGCGTGGCTTCTTGTGGCGGCACCGGCGGGGCGCTGGACAGGTAGCTAGCCAGCGGCTCCGGCAGGCCGTGGCGCAAGGGGCCGGCGCGCAGCGCCTGGCGATCGACGTACCACGGCGGACTCAGTTGGGTCAGCAACTGTGGCTTGGGGTTCGCGTCCGTCTGCCAGTTGACGATGAAGCAGCCGTCGTCGCGGGTATGCCAGGCGAGCCGGGCGGGCATTTCCGCGCCAAGCTGCAACCGGCTGGAAGGGTCTTCGAGTTCCAGGAACAGCTGTCCGTTCCGTAGGATCAGTTCCAGCAGCTCCGCACCGTCGCTGCCCAGCAGGTGCACTTCGCTGGCATGGGGTTGTA of the Pseudomonas sp. PSE14 genome contains:
- a CDS encoding DEAD/DEAH box helicase yields the protein MVPFAEQLQRIPWRRLFPAVTLVRGEAYAREHRASILRLAERSLEGLCRGSDNNRYRQRISFSRSGDTLNCQCDCPVGFDCKHCVAVLLHLLDEQNAIPGNAPKPVPTARLSPVNSLSPSLHSWLKNAPAALREQPATRAPYDGPLLYRLTRNGRIFIHAALRSESGQLQGYPRIASISLALGKGVTEQDQRILIRALGVPGVQPHASEVHLLGSDGAELLELILRNGQLFLELEDPSSRLQLGAEMPARLAWHTRDDGCFIVNWQTDANPKPQLLTQLSPPWYVDRQALRAGPLRHGLPEPLASYLSSAPPVPPQEATLFGLQLKALAPQAPLPVPTEERRLDIQPVPHLLLSTVHEIYGDKEKHQACLVFAYGKELAHGPARSDQPLRYLEDGTFVVIERQPKAEQALRKTLQKLSLKKLAKYAAPYELENRYECYRPSDNAQWASIVQQLPSLRARGWVIEIATDFPFDFSEVEDWYVQIDEQPGHAWFDLELGIVVDGQQVSLLHPLLELIRKSPPVLRNGADDAEFPIRLEARRQADGKPLTVNLPVARVRAMLQLLQGLLLSSLQHDGARLRVPSTDAGLLTQLDELPLCWQGGEHLLRLARRLRDYHQQPCSAPDGLQAELRPYQLQGLAWMQALRELELGGILGDDMGLGKTLQVLAHLLTEKRAGRLDRPALVLMPTSLVANWQDEIARFAPELRVLTLHGSERHQHFDDLAQYDLLLSTYALLPRDIEALSAQPLHLVVFDEAQYLKNASSKSAQAAARLDARQRLCLTGTPLENHLGELWSLFNLVMPGWLGDARHFARLYRHPIEKAGDSQRLAHLNARIKPFLLRRRKDQVATELPPKSEITHRVELDERQRDLYETVRLAMDRKVREEIRRKGLASSQIVVLDALLKLRQVCCDPRLLQADVPAKHSGKLSALLEMLDELLAEGRRVLLFSQFTSMLELIQAQLQARNISYALLTGETRDRRAPVKEFQEGRVPLFLISLKAGGTGLNLTAADTVIHYDPWWNPAVEQQATDRAYRIGQDKPVFVYKLIARGTLEEKIQQLQARKAALAAGVLEDGKNTGLQLQESDIDALFAPLPKP